A genome region from Schaalia sp. 19OD2882 includes the following:
- the dapA gene encoding 4-hydroxy-tetrahydrodipicolinate synthase, with protein MSHLPARAFGSLCTAMVTPFHPDGSIDLDSAAKVATKLVDDGCDTILLSGTTGESPTTHQPEKDELTTAVKEAVGQRALIMCGAGSNDTAHAVRIAVAAQARGADALLVVSPYYNRPSQKGLVAHVQAIAEATDLPIMLYDIPGRTGLAFSDETLDRLAAHPRIKGVKDATGNVEQGVGRMHRTGLEYYSGDDGLNFAWMTGGASGFVSVVAHVAARQYRQMIDLLDADKVWEARELSYGLRPLVQAIMGGGQGAVMVKHALHLQGVIATPTLRLPLVTADEGDVARLCRAMEDAGLL; from the coding sequence ATGAGCCACCTTCCTGCCCGCGCCTTCGGTTCCCTCTGCACTGCGATGGTCACCCCCTTCCACCCGGACGGGAGCATCGACCTGGACTCCGCGGCCAAGGTCGCCACGAAGCTCGTCGACGACGGCTGTGACACGATCCTCCTGTCGGGCACCACGGGGGAGTCCCCGACCACCCACCAGCCGGAAAAGGACGAGCTCACCACAGCCGTCAAAGAAGCCGTGGGCCAGCGTGCACTCATCATGTGCGGTGCCGGCTCCAACGACACCGCCCATGCCGTGAGGATCGCCGTGGCAGCCCAAGCCCGCGGCGCCGACGCCCTGCTGGTCGTCTCCCCCTACTACAACAGGCCCTCCCAAAAGGGCCTGGTCGCCCACGTGCAGGCCATTGCCGAAGCCACCGACCTGCCGATCATGCTCTACGACATCCCCGGACGAACGGGCCTGGCCTTCTCCGACGAGACCTTGGACCGCCTGGCCGCGCACCCGCGCATAAAGGGGGTCAAGGACGCGACCGGGAATGTGGAACAGGGTGTGGGCAGGATGCACCGCACTGGTCTGGAGTACTATTCGGGCGACGACGGCCTGAATTTCGCGTGGATGACAGGCGGGGCCTCCGGCTTCGTCTCGGTGGTGGCACATGTGGCCGCGCGGCAGTATCGGCAGATGATCGACCTGCTGGACGCCGACAAGGTGTGGGAGGCGCGCGAATTGTCCTACGGCCTGCGGCCCCTGGTCCAAGCGATCATGGGCGGCGGTCAGGGGGCTGTCATGGTCAAGCATGCGCTGCACCTGCAGGGTGTCATCGCCACGCCGACGCTCCGCTTGCCTCTGGTCACCGCAGACGAGGGCGATGTCGCGCGCCTTTGCCGCGCGATGGAGGATGCGGGCCTGCTCTGA
- a CDS encoding GNAT family N-acetyltransferase, with protein sequence MTIETGHRWPRVGASPDRSVRAALPTDAQDVARVHRAALAGLIRGVGVPDSNLPSTEEVVRAWRHTLGGPRPEGCHTLVAVHGHGVAGFASCAPVGASEPPPGRGEPVPGGTEILNLWVDAAFGRSGHGSRLLAAVAEVSGAQCLRVWIAAGDQERIRFFQGAGFGPAGLRRAHRVGEGEGDVLVEHLWWSIREGQ encoded by the coding sequence ATGACCATCGAGACCGGGCACAGGTGGCCACGGGTTGGGGCTTCGCCGGATCGTTCCGTGCGTGCGGCACTGCCCACCGATGCGCAGGACGTTGCGCGGGTGCACCGGGCGGCGCTGGCTGGGCTGATACGCGGGGTGGGGGTTCCGGACTCCAACCTTCCTTCCACTGAAGAGGTGGTCAGGGCGTGGCGGCACACGCTGGGCGGACCTCGGCCGGAAGGATGCCACACTCTGGTCGCCGTCCATGGGCACGGTGTGGCCGGATTCGCCTCATGCGCGCCGGTGGGCGCCAGTGAGCCGCCGCCCGGTCGGGGAGAGCCTGTGCCTGGCGGAACCGAGATCCTCAACCTGTGGGTGGATGCCGCATTTGGACGCAGCGGACACGGGTCGCGCCTGCTGGCGGCGGTGGCGGAGGTCTCGGGTGCGCAGTGCCTGCGCGTGTGGATCGCGGCGGGCGACCAGGAGCGGATCCGTTTCTTCCAGGGGGCCGGGTTCGGCCCGGCCGGCCTGCGACGTGCGCACAGGGTGGGCGAGGGCGAGGGCGACGTGCTCGTCGAACACCTGTGGTGGTCGATTCGCGAAGGTCAGTGA
- the dapB gene encoding 4-hydroxy-tetrahydrodipicolinate reductase, protein MITVAVIGAKGRMGAAVCTAVEAAPDMELAARLDMGDAVGPDTLAGAQVAVDFTVPDVTEANVHALLDAGVAAVVGTTGWTEESVGRVRDHAERVGGHVLIVPNFSLSAVLVMRFAALAAPYFESVEIIEMHHPNKVDAPSGTAVHTASGIAKARAAAGCAPVPDATTSDPQGARGARIDGIPVHAVRLRGLTAHEEVLLGNPGEQMLIRTDCFDRESFMPGVLLGVRSVGRRPGLTVGLDAVMDL, encoded by the coding sequence ATGATCACCGTTGCCGTCATCGGAGCCAAGGGACGCATGGGGGCCGCTGTCTGCACGGCAGTCGAAGCCGCCCCCGACATGGAACTCGCCGCACGCCTGGACATGGGCGACGCCGTCGGGCCCGACACGCTCGCCGGAGCCCAAGTGGCCGTCGACTTCACCGTCCCCGACGTCACCGAAGCCAACGTCCATGCGCTTCTGGACGCCGGAGTCGCCGCGGTGGTCGGCACCACCGGATGGACCGAGGAATCCGTGGGCCGCGTGCGTGACCATGCTGAACGAGTCGGCGGACATGTGCTGATCGTGCCGAACTTCTCCCTGTCCGCAGTCCTGGTGATGCGATTCGCGGCCCTGGCCGCCCCCTACTTCGAATCGGTGGAGATCATCGAGATGCACCACCCGAACAAGGTCGACGCCCCCTCCGGCACCGCCGTCCACACGGCCTCGGGGATCGCCAAGGCGCGTGCCGCCGCCGGATGCGCGCCCGTGCCGGATGCGACCACCAGTGACCCGCAGGGCGCCCGCGGGGCAAGGATCGACGGCATCCCGGTCCACGCAGTGCGTCTGCGCGGCCTGACGGCCCATGAGGAAGTGCTGCTGGGCAACCCGGGGGAGCAGATGCTCATCCGCACCGACTGCTTCGACCGTGAGAGTTTCATGCCGGGGGTCCTGCTGGGCGTGCGCTCGGTCGGGCGGCGGCCGGGTCTGACCGTGGGTCTTGACGCGGTCATGGATCTGTGA
- a CDS encoding pitrilysin family protein — translation MTHVSLALPAAPESSVLEFEDGETTIRRTVLECGTRVVTQHIPAVRSAGVSFVVPVGSRDESPRHAGSTHFLEHLLFKGTPTRSALDIAVAFDSVGGESNAETGKETTSYWARVVDEDARMAVQVLADMVADSVIDPREFETERGVILDELAMAEDSPSDLVHDAFQLAVHGDVPLGRPVGGTPDAIRAVTREDVWEHYRASYGPDSLVVAAAGNVEHDKVVDTVAEALAESTWAERAAGAAPPRPRRPIDATHGPGVTEIVRHRDVEQAHVVLGCPSMRADDERRPVMSVLLSVLGGSMSSRLFQEIREKRGLAYTTYAFDAAYSDAGAFGMYAGTSPSRVEEVSSLMVAQLEELAANGPTEEEIARVRGQVRGSLALAMESTWSRMMRLGRAEIQGKYRTVDHLMRRIESVEASQVQALAAELAGGPHARALVLPTATA, via the coding sequence TTGACCCATGTTTCTCTGGCCCTGCCCGCGGCCCCCGAGTCCTCCGTCCTGGAGTTCGAGGACGGGGAGACGACCATTCGGCGCACGGTCCTGGAGTGCGGCACGCGGGTCGTCACCCAGCACATTCCGGCCGTGAGGTCAGCAGGTGTGTCCTTCGTCGTGCCGGTGGGTTCACGCGACGAGTCGCCGCGCCACGCCGGATCCACGCACTTCCTCGAACACTTGTTGTTCAAGGGGACACCCACACGCAGCGCCCTGGACATCGCGGTCGCCTTCGACTCGGTGGGTGGGGAGTCCAATGCCGAGACCGGCAAGGAGACGACCTCCTACTGGGCGCGTGTCGTTGACGAGGACGCCCGCATGGCCGTACAGGTCCTGGCCGACATGGTGGCCGACAGTGTCATCGACCCCCGGGAGTTCGAGACCGAACGCGGAGTCATCCTGGACGAGTTGGCCATGGCCGAGGACAGCCCCTCCGACCTGGTCCATGACGCCTTCCAACTGGCGGTCCACGGGGACGTGCCGCTGGGGCGGCCTGTCGGTGGAACCCCGGATGCCATCCGGGCGGTCACCCGCGAGGACGTGTGGGAGCACTACCGTGCCTCATACGGCCCGGATTCACTGGTCGTCGCAGCGGCCGGGAACGTCGAACACGACAAGGTGGTGGACACCGTCGCCGAGGCCCTCGCGGAGTCGACCTGGGCCGAGCGCGCCGCAGGCGCCGCCCCGCCCCGCCCTCGTCGCCCGATCGATGCCACCCATGGACCCGGCGTCACCGAGATCGTGCGTCACCGCGACGTCGAACAGGCCCATGTGGTCCTCGGCTGTCCCTCCATGCGCGCCGACGACGAACGCCGACCCGTCATGTCGGTGCTGCTGAGCGTCCTCGGCGGGTCGATGTCCTCGCGGCTGTTCCAGGAGATCCGTGAGAAGCGGGGCCTGGCGTACACGACCTACGCCTTCGACGCCGCCTACAGTGACGCGGGCGCCTTCGGCATGTACGCCGGCACTTCGCCCTCGCGGGTCGAAGAGGTCTCCTCCCTCATGGTCGCCCAGCTGGAGGAGCTGGCGGCGAACGGCCCCACGGAGGAGGAGATCGCCCGCGTGCGCGGGCAGGTGCGTGGCTCGCTCGCCCTGGCGATGGAGTCCACGTGGTCGCGGATGATGCGGCTGGGACGCGCGGAGATCCAGGGCAAGTACCGCACGGTCGACCACCTCATGCGCCGCATCGAGTCGGTCGAAGCCAGCCAGGTCCAGGCCCTTGCGGCGGAGCTCGCCGGCGGCCCCCACGCCCGTGCCCTCGTCCTGCCCACGGCCACTGCGTGA
- a CDS encoding polyribonucleotide nucleotidyltransferase, with protein MMEGTDIVAAEAIIDNGRFGKRTVRFETGRLAKQAAGSAMAYLDEDTAILSATTVGKHPKDQFDFFPLTVDVEERAYAAGRIPGSFFRREGRPGTEAILACRLIDRPLRPGFVKGLRNEVQVHETVLAIHPDDAYDVLAINAASMSTQIAGLPFTGPIGGTRLALIDGQWVAFPRWSELERSVFNIVVAGRMVTTEDGREDVAIMMVEAGGGENEWDLIQAGAPAPTEEVVADGLEAAKPFIKALCEAQIEVAKHASKETVEFPLFLDYTDEQYAAVESFVGDKLAKALLTEGKQARDEAVDAVRAEMLEALAESFPEADKDLKAAFRSLEKATIRSRTLREEIRMDGRTPRQIRSLSAEVEVLPRVHGSALFQRGETQILGVTTLAMLRMEQQLDNLSPITSKRYMHQYNFPPFSTGETGRVGSPKRREIGHGDLAERALKPVLPSREEFPYAIRQVSEALGSNGSTSMGSVCASTLSLLQAGVPLRAPVAGIAMGLMTGEVDGETKSVTLTDILGAEDGFGDMDFKVAGTRDFITALQLDTKLDGIDSQLLRAALAQARDARLAILNLINDAIDGPDEMSPYAPRIITVQVPVDKIGEVIGPKGKMINQIQEDTGADLTIEDDGTVYIGATTGEAAEAARAMVNQIANPQMPEVGERFVGTVVKTTSFGAFVSLTPGKDGLLHISQVRRLVGGQRVESVEDVLQVGQQVEVEIAEIGDRGKLSLHAVVADEEGASEGRATSAAASLIEGEEGARPERRDRSERRERRPRTRTRRRREDEGVSAEEAPASEE; from the coding sequence ATGATGGAAGGCACCGACATCGTCGCCGCAGAGGCGATCATCGACAACGGCCGTTTCGGCAAGCGCACCGTGCGCTTCGAGACGGGCCGCCTGGCCAAGCAGGCTGCGGGCTCTGCCATGGCCTACCTGGACGAGGACACCGCGATCCTGTCCGCCACCACCGTGGGCAAGCACCCCAAGGACCAGTTCGACTTCTTCCCGCTGACGGTCGATGTCGAGGAGCGCGCCTACGCCGCCGGTCGCATCCCCGGCTCATTCTTCCGTCGAGAGGGCCGCCCCGGCACCGAGGCGATCCTCGCCTGCCGTCTCATCGACCGCCCGCTGCGCCCCGGCTTCGTCAAGGGCCTGCGCAACGAGGTCCAGGTCCACGAGACGGTCCTGGCCATCCACCCCGATGACGCCTACGACGTCCTGGCCATCAACGCCGCGTCCATGTCCACCCAGATCGCGGGCCTGCCCTTCACGGGCCCGATCGGCGGCACCCGCCTTGCTCTGATCGACGGCCAGTGGGTGGCGTTCCCGCGCTGGTCCGAGTTGGAGCGCTCCGTCTTCAACATCGTCGTCGCGGGCCGCATGGTCACCACCGAGGACGGCCGCGAGGACGTCGCCATCATGATGGTCGAGGCCGGTGGCGGCGAGAACGAGTGGGACCTCATCCAGGCGGGCGCCCCTGCACCCACCGAGGAAGTCGTCGCCGACGGCCTGGAAGCAGCCAAACCCTTCATCAAGGCCCTGTGTGAGGCGCAGATCGAGGTCGCCAAGCACGCCTCGAAGGAGACCGTCGAGTTCCCGCTGTTCCTGGACTACACCGACGAGCAGTACGCGGCAGTGGAGTCCTTCGTCGGCGACAAGCTGGCCAAGGCCCTGCTGACCGAAGGCAAGCAGGCCCGTGACGAGGCCGTCGACGCGGTGCGCGCCGAGATGCTCGAGGCCTTGGCCGAATCCTTCCCGGAGGCCGACAAGGACCTCAAGGCCGCTTTCCGTTCCCTGGAGAAGGCGACCATCCGTTCGCGCACCCTGCGCGAGGAGATCCGCATGGACGGGCGCACCCCGCGCCAGATCCGTTCCCTGTCCGCCGAGGTCGAGGTCCTGCCCCGCGTGCACGGTTCGGCCCTGTTCCAGCGTGGTGAGACCCAGATCCTGGGCGTGACCACCCTGGCGATGCTGCGCATGGAGCAGCAGCTGGACAACCTGTCGCCGATCACCTCCAAGCGCTACATGCACCAGTACAACTTCCCGCCCTTCTCCACCGGTGAGACCGGTCGCGTGGGTTCGCCCAAGCGTCGCGAGATCGGCCACGGCGACTTGGCCGAGCGAGCCCTCAAGCCCGTCCTGCCCTCGCGTGAGGAGTTCCCCTACGCGATCCGTCAGGTCTCCGAGGCCCTGGGTTCCAACGGCTCGACGTCGATGGGATCCGTGTGCGCCTCGACCCTGTCCCTGCTGCAAGCCGGTGTGCCTCTGCGCGCACCCGTCGCGGGCATCGCGATGGGCCTGATGACCGGCGAGGTCGACGGCGAAACCAAGTCCGTCACCCTCACCGACATCCTCGGCGCCGAGGACGGCTTCGGCGACATGGACTTCAAGGTGGCCGGCACCCGTGACTTCATCACCGCCCTGCAGCTTGACACCAAGCTTGACGGCATTGACTCCCAGCTTCTGCGGGCAGCACTGGCCCAAGCCCGCGACGCTCGCCTGGCCATCCTCAATCTCATCAACGACGCAATCGACGGCCCGGACGAGATGAGCCCCTACGCGCCGCGCATCATCACGGTGCAGGTGCCCGTCGACAAGATTGGTGAGGTCATCGGCCCCAAGGGCAAGATGATCAACCAGATCCAGGAGGACACCGGAGCGGATCTGACCATCGAGGACGACGGCACCGTCTACATTGGCGCCACCACCGGTGAGGCCGCCGAGGCCGCCCGCGCGATGGTCAACCAGATCGCCAACCCGCAGATGCCGGAGGTGGGCGAGCGTTTCGTGGGCACGGTCGTCAAGACCACGTCCTTCGGTGCCTTCGTGTCGCTGACCCCGGGCAAGGACGGCCTGCTGCACATCTCGCAGGTGCGGCGCCTGGTGGGCGGCCAACGCGTGGAGTCCGTGGAGGATGTCCTGCAGGTCGGCCAGCAGGTCGAGGTCGAGATCGCGGAGATCGGCGATCGCGGCAAGCTGAGCCTGCACGCGGTTGTCGCCGACGAGGAAGGCGCCTCCGAGGGCCGGGCCACCTCCGCCGCAGCGTCCCTGATCGAGGGGGAGGAGGGTGCGCGTCCCGAGCGCCGTGATCGCAGCGAGCGTCGTGAGCGTCGCCCCCGCACCCGTACGCGTCGTCGCCGCGAGGACGAGGGCGTTTCGGCTGAGGAGGCGCCTGCCTCCGAGGAGTGA
- the rpsO gene encoding 30S ribosomal protein S15 translates to MPLTKDVKDQIIAEYATHEGDTGSPEVQIALLSRRIKDLTEHFKTHTHDHHSRRGLLLLVGRRRRLLGYLADVDIERYRSLIERLGLRR, encoded by the coding sequence GTGCCGCTGACCAAGGACGTCAAGGACCAGATCATCGCCGAGTACGCCACCCACGAGGGCGACACCGGTTCCCCCGAGGTCCAGATCGCTCTTCTGAGCCGCCGCATCAAGGACCTCACCGAGCACTTCAAGACCCACACCCACGACCACCACTCGCGTCGTGGCCTGCTGCTGCTGGTCGGGCGTCGCCGCCGCCTGCTCGGCTACCTCGCCGACGTGGACATCGAGCGCTACCGTTCGCTGATCGAGCGTCTCGGCCTGCGTCGCTGA
- a CDS encoding DUF4432 family protein has protein sequence MSSDTAAPVLVPLHPDLFRADEREVVTTARLSVTAFTYPSGVAALRVSAGRVEAVLLPLRGQQVWRYAVDGIDQTMRTHFGQPTASTDFGQTYGPFLLHCGLTGIGHPQPEDTHAHHGELPNIAYERAWLEVCTGTEADSVTLVGTTRIRSTHAIDLEFTPRLTISTDSTALDVHPTVTNLRMKPYEYSYLCHVNWRFEPATLHQWAPMDADHFRFHPTDGATPETAAYIEAITADPASSNTIDLETPLDPEYCALVTPVADEDGWTEFLMRRADGTVPSVRFRTDHLPYAVRWLSNTGDEQAAGIALPSTAHHLGRAGARAEDMLVTLEPGQTHDFHVVVDVLEGEQGAARVAQADAHSLQD, from the coding sequence ATGAGTTCTGACACCGCCGCCCCCGTCCTCGTCCCCCTGCACCCGGACCTCTTCCGCGCCGACGAACGCGAAGTCGTGACCACCGCGCGCCTGAGCGTCACCGCATTCACCTACCCCAGCGGGGTCGCAGCCCTGCGCGTGAGCGCCGGACGGGTCGAAGCGGTGCTGCTGCCACTGCGCGGACAGCAGGTGTGGCGTTACGCAGTGGACGGCATCGACCAGACGATGCGCACCCACTTCGGGCAGCCCACCGCCTCCACCGACTTCGGCCAGACCTACGGCCCCTTCCTGCTGCACTGCGGCCTGACCGGCATCGGCCACCCGCAGCCCGAGGACACCCACGCCCACCACGGGGAGCTGCCGAACATCGCCTACGAACGCGCCTGGTTGGAGGTTTGCACGGGCACTGAGGCCGACAGCGTCACCCTGGTGGGCACCACCCGGATCCGTTCCACCCACGCCATCGACCTGGAGTTCACTCCGCGCCTGACGATCTCGACCGACTCGACCGCCCTGGACGTGCACCCCACGGTGACGAACCTGCGGATGAAACCCTACGAATACTCCTACCTGTGCCATGTGAACTGGCGTTTCGAGCCCGCCACCTTGCACCAGTGGGCGCCGATGGACGCCGACCACTTCCGCTTCCACCCCACCGACGGGGCCACCCCTGAGACCGCGGCGTACATCGAGGCGATCACCGCGGACCCGGCCTCGTCGAACACCATCGACCTGGAGACTCCACTGGACCCCGAGTACTGCGCGCTGGTCACCCCTGTTGCCGACGAGGACGGTTGGACGGAGTTCCTCATGCGGCGCGCCGACGGGACGGTGCCCTCCGTGCGCTTCCGGACCGACCACCTGCCCTACGCGGTGAGGTGGCTGTCGAACACCGGTGACGAGCAGGCCGCCGGCATCGCCCTGCCCTCCACGGCCCACCACCTGGGGCGGGCGGGCGCCCGGGCCGAAGACATGCTGGTCACATTGGAGCCGGGCCAGACCCACGACTTCCACGTGGTCGTCGACGTGCTGGAGGGCGAACAGGGGGCCGCGCGAGTGGCGCAGGCGGACGCCCACAGTCTCCAGGACTGA
- a CDS encoding bifunctional riboflavin kinase/FAD synthetase, translated as MQIWTDLDQVADGPRAVVTIGNFDGMHMGHKRVVGACVERASRQGLRSVACTFDPHPRKVHDPDSGMELINPLRDRLDAMAATGLDATLVIHYDQSVYTLSAEEFVRRYLVQALHAAEVVVGEDFRFGRDSSGDVNTLRELGRQLDFDVVMVTDIEAPEGRRWSSSWVRDLLADGDVTGAARVLGHLHRIRGTVEHGHKRGRTLGFPTANLATGIEGVIPADGVYAGWLVRRVPGTEANEFLPAAISVGTNPQFGGTVRTVEAHVLGRSDLDLYGEQVAVTFVARIRGMEKFDSVDALLARMDDDLRKTAAVLGVGVSSRVDPDSVTAGTGGASARC; from the coding sequence ATGCAGATCTGGACCGACCTGGACCAGGTGGCCGATGGTCCCCGCGCCGTGGTGACCATCGGCAACTTCGACGGCATGCACATGGGCCACAAGAGAGTGGTCGGAGCCTGCGTGGAACGCGCCTCCAGGCAGGGCCTGCGGTCGGTCGCCTGCACCTTCGACCCGCACCCTCGGAAGGTCCACGACCCGGACTCGGGCATGGAGCTCATCAACCCCCTGCGTGACCGCCTGGACGCCATGGCGGCCACCGGGTTGGACGCGACACTGGTCATCCACTACGACCAGTCGGTGTACACACTCAGCGCAGAGGAGTTCGTCCGCCGCTACTTGGTCCAGGCCCTGCATGCGGCCGAAGTCGTCGTCGGGGAGGACTTCCGATTCGGCCGTGACAGCTCCGGTGACGTCAACACCCTGCGTGAGCTGGGCAGACAGTTGGACTTCGATGTGGTCATGGTCACCGACATCGAGGCCCCGGAGGGGCGCCGCTGGTCCTCGTCCTGGGTGCGCGACCTGCTGGCCGACGGGGACGTCACCGGTGCGGCCCGCGTGCTCGGGCACCTGCACCGGATCCGCGGCACCGTCGAGCACGGGCACAAGCGCGGCCGGACCCTGGGTTTTCCGACGGCGAACCTGGCAACCGGCATCGAGGGTGTCATCCCCGCCGACGGCGTCTACGCCGGCTGGCTGGTGCGCCGCGTGCCCGGCACGGAGGCCAATGAGTTCCTGCCCGCGGCGATCTCGGTGGGCACGAACCCCCAGTTCGGCGGGACCGTGCGCACGGTCGAGGCCCATGTGTTGGGCCGCTCCGACCTGGACCTGTACGGCGAGCAGGTGGCCGTGACCTTCGTGGCTCGTATTCGCGGGATGGAGAAGTTCGACTCCGTGGACGCGCTGCTGGCCCGCATGGATGACGACCTGCGCAAGACCGCGGCGGTCCTGGGGGTGGGCGTGTCCAGCCGCGTCGACCCGGACAGCGTCACCGCGGGAACGGGGGGTGCTTCAGCGCGCTGTTGA
- the truB gene encoding tRNA pseudouridine(55) synthase TruB, whose amino-acid sequence MARRPDEPVPGILVVDKPSGMTSHDVVSTVRRLARTRKVGHAGSLDPMATGVLVIGIGKATRLLTHVTADSKTYTATIRLGVGTHSEDADGQVTSAHGCTEVDPAALETAMAALRGPIMQVPSAVSAIKVGGRRAHALVRAGQEVQLEARPVTVNRFEVLASPRASSALVEGQVRPVVDVDILVDCSSGTYVRALARDLGTAMGVGAHLTSLRRTRVGTFTLADALGLAALEEAHPRDGEDPLVAPLGLGQAVRRMFPVLHLDQDEAARFAHGNAPRRTPEEVRALAEEAAGGPMGVCTPEGHVMGLMRCDDDKVRTVLVF is encoded by the coding sequence ATGGCGCGACGCCCGGACGAGCCGGTGCCGGGGATCCTCGTGGTCGACAAGCCTTCGGGCATGACCAGCCACGACGTGGTCTCGACGGTGCGACGCCTGGCGCGCACCCGCAAAGTGGGCCATGCGGGCAGCCTGGACCCGATGGCCACTGGCGTGTTGGTCATCGGCATCGGCAAGGCCACACGGCTGCTCACCCACGTCACCGCGGACTCCAAGACCTACACTGCGACCATTCGCTTGGGGGTGGGCACCCACAGCGAGGACGCCGACGGGCAGGTGACCTCCGCCCACGGCTGCACCGAGGTCGACCCGGCAGCACTTGAGACGGCAATGGCGGCGTTGCGCGGGCCCATCATGCAGGTGCCCAGCGCGGTCAGCGCCATCAAGGTCGGGGGACGGCGCGCCCACGCCCTCGTCCGAGCAGGGCAGGAGGTCCAATTGGAGGCTCGCCCAGTCACCGTCAATCGCTTCGAAGTCCTGGCGTCGCCTCGCGCCAGCTCCGCCCTCGTCGAAGGGCAGGTGAGGCCCGTGGTCGACGTGGACATCCTCGTCGACTGCTCATCGGGCACCTATGTGCGCGCCCTCGCCCGCGACCTCGGCACCGCCATGGGAGTGGGGGCGCACCTGACCTCCCTTCGTCGCACTCGCGTGGGAACCTTCACCCTGGCAGACGCCTTGGGCCTTGCGGCGCTGGAAGAGGCGCATCCGCGAGACGGTGAGGACCCGCTGGTGGCCCCGCTCGGGTTGGGGCAGGCGGTCAGGCGCATGTTCCCGGTTCTGCACCTGGACCAGGACGAGGCGGCCCGCTTCGCCCACGGCAATGCTCCGAGGAGAACTCCCGAGGAAGTCCGGGCCCTGGCAGAAGAGGCGGCCGGCGGCCCCATGGGGGTGTGCACTCCGGAGGGGCACGTGATGGGGCTGATGCGCTGCGATGACGATAAGGTTCGGACGGTCCTGGTCTTCTGA
- the rbfA gene encoding 30S ribosome-binding factor RbfA yields the protein MADESRVRKVEERIQQTVARMLGRRIKDPRLGFVTITDVRATGDLQHASIFYTVLGDEEDRKATARAFESAKGIIRSEVGKALGIRLTPTIEFILDALPETAAAIEDALSAARAKDAEIAKVAANATYAGGEDPYRRPGEYETDWDAADQGEAFDLAGQGDQDEGAEDRRCESASRESTREDRAGTL from the coding sequence ATGGCAGACGAGTCGCGCGTGCGCAAGGTCGAAGAGAGGATCCAGCAGACGGTTGCTCGCATGCTGGGCCGACGCATCAAGGACCCCCGTCTGGGCTTCGTGACCATCACAGATGTGCGCGCCACTGGTGACCTGCAGCACGCGTCGATCTTCTACACGGTGCTCGGCGACGAGGAAGACCGCAAGGCCACCGCCCGTGCCTTCGAGTCGGCCAAGGGCATCATCCGCTCCGAGGTCGGAAAGGCCTTGGGCATTCGCCTGACACCGACCATCGAGTTCATTCTGGACGCCCTGCCCGAAACCGCCGCCGCCATCGAGGACGCCCTGTCGGCGGCCCGCGCCAAGGACGCCGAGATTGCGAAGGTGGCGGCCAATGCGACCTATGCGGGCGGTGAGGACCCATACCGCAGGCCCGGTGAGTACGAGACCGACTGGGACGCTGCCGACCAGGGCGAGGCCTTCGACCTCGCAGGTCAAGGCGATCAGGACGAGGGCGCCGAGGACCGCCGGTGCGAGTCCGCCTCCCGTGAGAGCACCCGCGAGGATCGGGCTGGGACGCTCTGA